AAGCTTGTTTGATAATATTAGGCAAGCAGTGATTTCTTCTAGAATGTTGGAAGATGGGGTGGACAAAGACTGTTGCAGCCAAAAAAGAGGCGTTCCTAATTCAAGTATTACATTGAATGAAGCTTTTTTTCTAGCAACAGCAGGTGGAGGTGAGTCCCTTAGTTTGCCTATCGGTAAATTAGCCCCTGATTATGCGTGGGACATTCAAATTATTGACACAAAAGAGTTGCCTATTTTTGAGAAAGAGGAACCTTTGATGGATATTTTCCAAAAGATTCTCTATCTAGCGCGTCCAGAAAATATCGAAGAAGTATGGATCCAAGGACGAAATGTTTACAATAAAACTATGGGAAAACAAGGGGTGGAAGATTGATATGTCAGAAAATCAAACAAAAAAATCAAAATTAACCGTAGGACCTAATGATGATTTGTCAATTGGTCAATCTGCCTTGTTGGGGATTCAGCATGTTTTAGCAATGGATGTTTATGTTGTGCCTTTTATTATTGCATCGATTATTGGTTTGACAACAAAAGAATCTTCGGCATTGATCCAATCCACATTTATTGCGGCTGGGATCGCCACAATTATTCAGTCGTATTTTTGTATGAAGCTACCAGTTGCCCAAGGGCCTTCATTTATCCCAATTGGAGCGATTGCAGGAGTTTATTTTGCTAACAACCAAAATGGTAACGGTTGGGGAACTGTTTTGGGTGCTAGTTTGATTGGTGCGATTTTAGTGATTATTTTAGGGGTAACAGGTATTTTTAATCGTCTAATTCAAGCATTTGTACCTCCGATTGTTGGCGGGACAATTATTTTTATTGTAGGCTTATCTTTAATGCCTGTGGCGCTGAATGATAATGTTTTTACAGCTTCGGGTGATTTAGGACAAAATATTATTTTGGCTATTATTGCGGCTGGATCACTAGTCATTTTTGCAATGATTGGCTCGCGTTTTCCTGGAAAAGGAAGAATCTTTCGAATCTCGTCAGTCATTTTAGCCTTAATTATTGGCTGTTTTGCTGCTCAATTTATGGGAATCCTTGATTTATCTGCTGTATCAAAAGCTCAGATGTTCAGTATTCCTCAAGTACCGTTTGTTGATTTTCGGTTTTCATTTGATCTATCTTCTATATTGACGATGGTGATTATTTATATTGTATTAATGGCTGAAACGACAGGGACGTGGTTTGCAGTCAGCAATGTTTGTGAGCAACCCTTATCGGATGAAAAGATCAATAAAGGAGTAATTGGCGAAGGAATCGGCTGCTTGATTGCATCATTACTTGGTTC
The DNA window shown above is from Enterococcus sp. 4G2_DIV0659 and carries:
- a CDS encoding uracil-xanthine permease family protein, which translates into the protein MSENQTKKSKLTVGPNDDLSIGQSALLGIQHVLAMDVYVVPFIIASIIGLTTKESSALIQSTFIAAGIATIIQSYFCMKLPVAQGPSFIPIGAIAGVYFANNQNGNGWGTVLGASLIGAILVIILGVTGIFNRLIQAFVPPIVGGTIIFIVGLSLMPVALNDNVFTASGDLGQNIILAIIAAGSLVIFAMIGSRFPGKGRIFRISSVILALIIGCFAAQFMGILDLSAVSKAQMFSIPQVPFVDFRFSFDLSSILTMVIIYIVLMAETTGTWFAVSNVCEQPLSDEKINKGVIGEGIGCLIASLLGSTPVTGYSTNAGIISITGVASKKVFAAAGAWFIVFGLSGKLSTLISSIPSPVIGGVFVIVCGIISISGIKVIKEVEIGEKEMYVIAIPMIVTLALTLIPKEFIQALPPFLNYLFGSSVATASIAAILLNRILPVEKQADEKIKVEKKELNAV